Below is a genomic region from Lutra lutra chromosome 5, mLutLut1.2, whole genome shotgun sequence.
GACTATGTCAGTATTCACCAGTGATATCCCGGAAAACACCCCTGACACGGTGGTGGCTATCTTTGGAATTTCAGATCCAGACTCCGGGGAAAATGGCAAAACGAAGTGTTCCATCCAAGAACATCTCCCCTTCGTCCTGAAGCCATCGGTAGAGAATTTCTACACCTTGGTAACAGAGACACCCCTAGACAGAGAGAGCCAGGCCGAGTACAACATCACCATCACCGTCACCGACCTGGGGACCCCCAGGCTGAAAACTCAGCACAACCTAACGGTGACGGTGTCCGACGTCAACGACAACGCCCCGACCTTCAGCCAGACGACCTACACCCTGCGCGTCCGCGAGAACAACAGCCCCGCGCTGCACATCGGCAGCGTGAGCGCCACCGACAGAGACTCGGGCGCCAACGCCCAGGTCACCTACTCGCTGCTGCCGCCCCACGACCCGCAGCTGCCGCTGGGCTCGCTGGTGTCCATCAACGCGGACAACGGGCAGCTGTTCGCACTCAGGTCGCTGGATTTCGAGACGCTGCAGGCGTTCGAGTTCCGCGTGGGCGCGGCCGACCGCGGCTCGCCGGCGCTCAGCAGCCAGGCGCTGGTGCGCGTGCTGGTGGCGGACGCCAACGACAACGCGCCCTTCGTGCTGTACCCGCTGCAGAACGGCTCGGCGCCCTGCACCGAGCTGGTGCCGCGGGCGGCCGAGGCGGGCTACCTGGTGGCCAAGGTGGTGGCGGTGGACGGCGACTCGGGCCAGAACGCCTGGCTGTCGTACCAGCTGCTCAAGGCCACGGAGCCCGGGCTGTTCGGCGTGTGGGCGCACAACGGCGAGGTGCGCACGGCGCGGCCGCTGAGCGAGCGCGACGCCGTCCAGCACAGGCTGCTGGTGCTGGTCCGGGACCACGGCGAGCCGCCGCTGTCGGCCAGCGTCACGCTGCACGTGCTGCTGGTGGACGGCTTCTCGCAGCCCTACCTGCCGCTGCCGGACGCGGCGGCGGCCGAGGCCCGCGCCGACCCGCTCACCGTCTACCTGGTGGTGGCCTTGGCGTCCGTGTCGTCGCTCTTCCTGTTCTCGGTGCTGGTGTTCGTGGCGGTGCGGCTGTGCAGGAGGAGCCGGGCGGCGTCGGGGGGCGGCTGCTCGGTGCCCGAGGGCCCGTTTCCGGGCCACCTGGTGGACGTCAGCGGCGCGGGGACCCTGTCCCACAGCTACCAGTATGAGGTGTGCCTGAGGGGAGGATCTGGGACCAATGACTTCAAGTTCCTCAAGCCCATTATCCCCAACTTCGTGGGTGAAGGGGCTGATAGGGGCACGGAGGAAAACTCTCACTTGAGAAATCATTTTGGGTTCAGTTAGGCATCTCACTTTAAGAGGAGATAAATGATAATATTAACTAATGCATTATTAGTTCCTAACTGGTTCATTCACATAAAGAGCTACATTTTCATACATTAATAATTATTGTATTTACAGTTATTTCAGCTTGTTGAAGTATTTTACATTCTGAATCtccaggtgtttgttttttttgctgttgCAGTTTTTAGCCAAGTCACATTTTGCATGTTCATACAATAGTGGAGGAATAGTGTTTCTCAGTTTAGGGGGTcaggaaatattttcagattCCTGATGTTTGAGCGTGTTCACTGACAGCTTCTTATGACTAAGAGAGTTGTGTTTTCTGATTATCAGCATAATGTCCTGTAACTGAtggctttcaatttttaaaatatttctcatttatacAACAATTTTTGTTACCTTGGAAATTGTTGGATTTCTCTAATGTTGTTTTGAAAACACTATAATCTTTCCTCAGAGGAACTAGTATTTTATGTGGATGTTTTCTAAGttgagtattttctttaaaaattagtatctttgaggggcacctgggtggctcagtgggttaggcctctgcctttggttcagagcatgatctcagggttctgggattgagccctatatcaagctctctgctcagtggggagcttctccctctcttcctgcctctctgcctacttgtgatctctctctctctctctgtcaaataaataaaataaaatctttaaaaaaataaagttttggggcacctgggtggctcagtgggttaagcctctgccttcggctcaggtcatggtcttagggtcctgggatggagccccacatcgggctctctgctcagcagagagcctgcttcccttcctctctctgcctgcctctctgcctacttgtgatctctgtctgtcaaataa
It encodes:
- the LOC125099974 gene encoding protocadherin beta-17-like isoform X2, with translation MESPLPKAPQKRQVTAIIILILLILWEVGSTTIKYSVLEERESGSFVTNLAKDLGLGLGELAVRAARILSKGNQQYLQLEQKSGNLLLKEKLDREELCGDTDPCVLHFQVLLKSPVRFIQGELQLQDVNDHAPEFLENEILLKISESSHPGTAFPLKIAQDLDVGSNTVQNYIISTNSHFHLFTRNHSDGRRYPELVLDKALDREEQSELRLTLTALDGGSPPRTGTSQVLILILDINDNTPEFAQLLYEVQMPENSPIGSLVITVTARDLDAGTHGELSYSFFQSSNQVIQAFEINSVTGEIRLKKMLDFEEIQSYRMEIEASDGGGLSGKCSIAVEVMDVNDNTPELTMSVFTSDIPENTPDTVVAIFGISDPDSGENGKTKCSIQEHLPFVLKPSVENFYTLVTETPLDRESQAEYNITITVTDLGTPRLKTQHNLTVTVSDVNDNAPTFSQTTYTLRVRENNSPALHIGSVSATDRDSGANAQVTYSLLPPHDPQLPLGSLVSINADNGQLFALRSLDFETLQAFEFRVGAADRGSPALSSQALVRVLVADANDNAPFVLYPLQNGSAPCTELVPRAAEAGYLVAKVVAVDGDSGQNAWLSYQLLKATEPGLFGVWAHNGEVRTARPLSERDAVQHRLLVLVRDHGEPPLSASVTLHVLLVDGFSQPYLPLPDAAAAEARADPLTVYLVVALASVSSLFLFSVLVFVAVRLCRRSRAASGGGCSVPEGPFPGHLVDVSGAGTLSHSYQYEVCLRGGSGTNDFKFLKPIIPNFVGEGADRGTEENSHLRNHFGFS